One segment of Manihot esculenta cultivar AM560-2 chromosome 4, M.esculenta_v8, whole genome shotgun sequence DNA contains the following:
- the LOC110613137 gene encoding uncharacterized protein LOC110613137, translated as MGISASKRVKRTLANSPEFDSACHSAYTHCLSLTQHAFPGALPYQLPTASDQIYAAVSTTREPRLIIKWVPSPPTRTQIDSALRVVARQQNKKSEEELILGPAQFKEWALVLYAEAVVGNAGKAIITRVPIGAAGIVGIGAVTRSGTDLIGAAIGVYAIGVAISVYLGLSG; from the coding sequence ATGGGCATATCAGCTTCTAAACGAGTCAAAAGGACACTCGCCAACTCGCCTGAGTTCGACTCTGCCTGTCACTCAGCCTACACCCACTGCCTCTCTCTAACTCAGCACGCTTTCCCAGGCGCCCTGCCATACCAACTCCCCACAGCCTCCGATCAAATCTATGCCGCCGTCTCCACCACTCGTGAACCCCGTCTGATCATCAAGTGGGTACCTTCTCCTCCAACTCGGACCCAAATCGACTCGGCTCTCCGGGTCGTCGCTCGTCAACAGAACAAAAAGAGTGAAGAGGAGTTGATTCTGGGGCCGGCACAATTTAAGGAGTGGGCGCTTGTGCTGTACGCGGAGGCCGTCGTGGGCAATGCCGGCAAGGCGATTATAACCCGAGTTCCAATTGGAGCGGCCGGGATAGTTGGGATTGGAGCGGTAACGAGGTCCGGGACTGATTTGATCGGAGCGGCGATTGGAGTTTATGCGATTGGGGTAGCGATTTCCGTTTATCTTGGTTTGTCTGGTTaa